Genomic window (Nymphaea colorata isolate Beijing-Zhang1983 chromosome 1, ASM883128v2, whole genome shotgun sequence):
TGATCTACTGTAACTTCAGCAATGCAGATCCATCGTACGCCAAACACACCCAGTGCTTGGATATACCAACTCGAGCAGCATTCTCTGATGCCTGCACAAACCAATACTCTTCCTGCCACTCCAACCATATGGGCCAAAAAAATGGTAGAAACCTCTTTCGATTTTCACCGTGCATGCTCACAGGAATGTCTCTGTCACTGGAAGAAACTAGTATCTCTTACGAACAAGCACATCAGACGAGTGGCACCACTGACCACAAGTTTGGTAAAGGTGCCTATAGACAGCAGGAATACCCTAGAGAACGGACATATACAGGAGATTGACCGATTTCTATGATATTGCACAAAGAAAGTACTCATGAAGCTgttgaattcaacagaagataCAGAAACCTAGTTTTGTAACAGAATAAAGAATGAAAGTGCCCTTTTTTCATTATGCATCTGCACATGAAAACATatgcagaataaaaaaaaaaaagaagtcctcatatcacatttcttgattCAGTCAGGTTTTGATTCTGCTTACTGTTGGTGTCTACTATGTTAGAGTTTTCTGGCTCCCATCCACCAGCCCAAGGAGCAGTAGGACCATCATTCGCACCACCGCGGATTCTTTTTTGCAAGTGCTCTAGGCTTGCAACTCGCTGCAAGGAAGGAGTGCGTCCGGTCTTGCCTATGGAACCATGAACTTCTTCACATCCATGATTGATATCTGAGATGCCATTATTCAGTTCCTGCACATGAACAGGTTGGAAGTAGTGCTTTGAGTCATCCTGCACTGGGACTACAGAGTCTGCTGTGTTATCTGGTGGACTGCCGGAGAATTGCACGTGCACAGATGATATATCTGTCATTGTTGGGAAAAAGGGCCCTGCACCGGTCACTCTCTTGACAGTCTCTTCAGCCATCTTAACCTAGAGATATGCAATGGGCAGCTGCTGTCAGATCAAAACTACAAATAGagcaagcaaaagaagaaatgcCATATTTTAACAAATTCAGCATGCTGCTGAATTAAAGTTGTCCAGTTGTGAAATCTTTCAGTAACCAATAGAAAATAAGTCGTTCAACCTGGAGCATAATAGTGAACATATATTAATGCATTCAAAAGATGAAAGTAATCCACCAGAAACAAGACCATGAACCACTCTTCAACCAGCatccaaatacaaaatttacCTTTGCTCTAAGTGTTTCAACATCTGCCTTCAAGATTCTATTGTCCACAGAAGCTTCATTGTACTTTTGGCTGATATCTGTAAGTCTCTTCAGTAATGATGAATTCTCGACTCTCAACTGTGCTACCTAATAATCATtaaaattggaaagaaaaagaaacttctcAGGAGTGAATCGtattgaaaggaaaacataGGTAAGACGGAAATTGGAACCTGTGTCTCAAGCTCACTCAGATGTGCTTGTTTCCTTCTTCGTGAACGTCTTGCAGATTCTCGGTTTGAAAGCATCCTGAAACAATTCAGCAGATTACCATGAGTCTTGCACTATATAGAGTGAAATAAACAAGCCTTGATTGGACAGGAAATATTGCTAAACTTGTATAAGCACATGGTACAAAAGCAGGTGGCTTATAGCTTTTAGAAAATGGAAAGGATAAAGAAAGCCTATGAGATAGCCAAAAAGCACTGCAACATGAagtacaataaaaaaatgtataaaaagaGGGACCGAACAATGCCATTAAAGACTAATATATAGaacttttgaaaatggtctCACGCTTCCTCCCCTTCCAAAAAGTAAAATCTTTAGTCAATATGAATGGGAACCAGAGCTGGAGATTATCCATATCCAGCAGATCAGAAAATAAGACCAACATTATGCTACAATAGGAAGCTTTGagcgtttttctttttctggttttaaaACCATGAGGGCAGTCTAGTTATTAAGCAATCAACTTCCACAATTCAGGAATCCATACACATTCAACAGGGTTTGTGTTTTAGAAAAAACTTCACAAATTATTGTGCTTATTCTTCTTTGAGCCCTTCATATAGACTACAAGCTTAGGTGATATTACCACAAGCATGTGTTCCCACTCAGACAGGCACATTTCGGTAACACCATTTTGGTACTGTGATTACCTCCGCATTCGTTTTGCATCAGCAGGATCCATTTGCTCTGTCACCTCAGTCTCCCCTTCAACTTCATCATCCGATAGTTCTCTTGACGATCCACTTGTAGTCATTTTGACTTGAGGGCCTTGATTTTTCTGCATGGCAGGCAAGGCTGGAATTCCAACTGGACCACCAACTGCATTGTCTGGTGTTCTGGAGAGGCCTGCAGAAGTCCTTGAAAGACAAAACTCAGAAACTACATTGATGTATATACATTATACAACAGTAAGAGCTTCAATACAAGAAAAGACAAAGCTGCCCCTAGCATGACAAAGAGAAGCTGAAGCCATGTGACAGGATGCAGTACGAAGCAGAACTGAAGCATTTGGACAGCTATGGGGGTTAATTGATTAGATTGTTTTCCCTTGAGATTGCAGCCAAATCTTAATCTTTACATTTTAACAATATGAACTACTATACAACTAGGACAaactttctccctctcttttctttatgtTCTCTACTTTCAAAGAACCACAAGCTAACTAAATTGTGCAACTTTTGCTTGTTCATAcgtaaataacaaaaataataaaatcagTAAACATAGGATATGTTTTATTTTCAAGGACTTGCCACAATGTGTTATCGGTCAAAAGCTACAGCAACTAGGTTTTTGGGCATCCAAAtgtaagaaattttttttgcacTTGGTTTGTTGGTGACAAgtattaacaaattttcaacaATAGTACTAATAGCAGTGTGATACCATCAATCAACCAGAACCTCAATACATTATGAAAAGCACTTTCTTGTTAACATATTTGATGCCTTATGCCTTAGAACATATGAAGTGGAAATGCTTAACAGGGATTTCCACTTGTCATCAACTCATCCAATCACAGTTCACAACAGAgaaaaagtacccaagtgtgtccaagtacccactttgggtATGGGTACAGTGACAGGCATGTGGACCTTATTGAAATACACATGTGACTTAGTCTATAAGTGAGAAAATACCAGGACTGCTCCCCAGATGTGGATAACTGACAATAATATGAAACTTATACCTTTAGTCGATGATTGAGAACATAGCTCAGATCTTTCTGAACCTTGATTCCCATTATCAGCCAGAGTAGCTTCATGTGATTTTACACCTGGTGCCTGCAAACATGTCAAAAGGCTTAAATCGGCCATGTTTACCATCACATAGATGACCATCAAGTAGACACCAAGTTGCCAATGATGCATTTAAAATGCTCTAGTTCAGAATGTTGCATGACaatatgaaggaaaaatgcTATATTGCTTTGACCAATAACTCTCTTTTGCTAGGACCCATTCACACACTCACAAAAattctatatatttatatataggaTATGCACAATTTTCTACCACACATGAATGAGTGGAGGTGGTTGCTTAAAGCATCAATTGGTTTACCACAATCTTGCAGCAAGAAATTTAGTGAAGATAGTTTCTAGTAATCTAGCATCACAAACCATTGgaagaaaaacattattatgTATATTAGAGATAAAGTATGACAAAGTTTAAAACACACCTATAAACCAATAACAGGTTTTAATTGATCCTTGTTTGAATCAACAATGAACTCATAATTACAGAGCAATGATTCTGCATAAGTGTTCACTCATTCCAATATGCTGAATGGCGAGACATCATCAAACCATCAAAAGTAGGATAGATTAACTATCTTTAAAAAGTTTTCAGGATAAGAGACAAGAGGGAACCCAGAAAGAGTTAAACACATAAGAGCCAATCTAGGCCCTCAACCAAAGGAGGAAGGAACTCAAAGCAAGACTTCTGAAGAGACTGCTGTTTACCAGTGATTACTTGGAGGGAACATATTCATGTTACTAAATAGTCGAGGTAGTTCAATATACTATTTTGGAGGTAAGGACTTTCCTTAGGGTTTTCCCGTGGAGTTAACAATGAATAAACAATAGATATATTGGTCCATAAATCAATCCTTAAGTAGTTTATAATCTTGAAAACAATAGGGCAATCCTCTCTGGACAAACTCGTGTCCCTAGAATCCTCCATCTGCACGCAATCCATCTCTGTAGTCTTGACCAAGGAAGACATAGATGAAAATTTAATAGTCAATACTCAAAGGTTAAGCAGTCACTCAACAATTTCCACCCAACCTCAAAAGAACTCACTCACCTAGTAGTTGTCTAGATATGGAACAAATTTTCACCATTAAGGTGAAAAGTGGGAAAAAAGTGACAAAGTCTAATCCTGGTCTATTATTTATCCAGCTTTGGCCAAAAATTTGTGGAAGAAAACATGAgtgagagaggaggagagagagagacagacagacagacagagatATTCGAACTTGttcttccacaattttttgGTCGAACAGGATAAATAACACACATATGGTTgttttcataaataaataaaataaaataaataaataaaaaactttcTTTAGAGTGGAAGCAAAGTCTCTGTTCACATGTTTGAGCCTTTTAAAGAAGTAGCGCCTATTTTATGATGCTCACGCGAATTCAGTTTCTCATATTTTACTCGTTCATAAGTTCTTAATAGAACCTGCATCTTACAGAAATAGGAAAAAGGAGAGATGATTTGAACACATGCTTCAGCCGTCAGTGTCATCTGAAGGGTCCTTTCGTTGCATACTAACAGATCCAAAGACCATAACTTCATAGGACAGCCACGCCGCCGTCCAGCATGCCAGAATTGAAACGTGCAGAGGAATAGAAAACACAACAGAGAAGCATGTCTAGACCCCCTGGAAGTTAAAAGCTCAAAGAGGAAATAAATCTAAAGAGCCAAATTAACCCACTGAATTCATAACGAACATTGATTTGAGACCAGTATCACATAATCCCTCTTTGGTAGTTCTAACAAGGAGTATCCATTAGAAAAGCCTGCTAATCTGTTTATCTGCTGTGAAGTGGAGTGAAACACCTAGACCATACTGAGGTAAGATCCTGTAGTAGTCAGGAACTTAGGACACCAAGGAAATAATTTGACTAAAGATACAgtttaatctttttctttttccagaatGTATAATCTGCACTGGAAATCCCATTTGTAAACAGAGTTCTACAGATGTGATTCCTTGCAATCGGATTTTTCAGTTCAACGATGAAATGAAGCAAACAATTCCATATAAAACACCCTAAAATAGCACGATCCATACGAACCCACGACCATTCACTCCAAGCGAGTTTTCAAAAGCCCAAACagtcaaaaaattcaattattGGAACAAAGTTAGGAATGCCGGAACTTTCCATCTAGAGAAAGCAAAAACAGATTAAATTGTCCCATTTAAACCAAGAGAACAATCGGTATTTCATGAAAAGAGCGTAACGGAATATAACATGCAGCCCGAAGACCTCAAAACACCACAAGATTCAACAAACAGAAGCCAAGCTCCTCCACCCGAATATGAACTCATTTTGAAGcgacaaaaaagacaaaagcagtaaaccaaaaaaaacgagggagaagatAAACCGTACCCGGGTCAAAGCAACCACTGCGCAGGCGAGATCCAGGCGCTTCTTCAGAATCGCCTGGTACTCCGGCGTGCCCATGGGAGGCACCGCGGCTGCCGGCTTCTCTAACTCGAGAACATCGTTCCGAGCGCCACCTCCGCCACCCGTATCCGCTGTTGCTTTCTTctgggaggaagagggagaagcgGAAGGAGAGGCTTCATGGATGAATCTATGAAGCGCCCACTCCGAAGCGTTTCGGTTCAAATTGCTAGGTTTTTCTCCATTGGAAGGAGAGGAACACCAGAAGGGATCGGTTATGTCCTCCCCAGGGTACACCccatccatctctctctctctctctctctctctctcttcttcttcttcttcttcttcttcttcttcttcttcttcttctctactttttttttttccctgtccTTTTTCCTTCGCCGCCGTCACCGGCAGACTCTGAGTCAGAAAAATCCGGCCGCGGCGAAAATGGAGGGTCGGAAAATCCGCAGAGGGACGCTTTAATACCCGGCCATTTCTTATAAATGTCCAAACATCTTTTCCCAATTGCTTCTCATATCCCCTTAAGACTTTTGAGAGAGGATCGTGAGTGGGCCCACCGCACGCCTTGCTTCGTCATCGTGTCTAGGTCGGATCTGGTTTATCATATGTTTGCCCTCGTCCAATCCATACCCGGATCCAATTTTGAAATCCTAAGTGCCTTCACTGAATCAATTTATTAAtcagcaaagtttttttttatcgtattattttgaaaaaaataaacgaatgagcactcttatatatatatatatatatatatatatatatatatatatatataataacagaATTTTAAAGATAGTTTAAAAATAATAGCAAATTGATAATGATTGGTAGGAAGGTTAGGACCCACTTTGCTAAAGAATGAAAGTCCCTTGAAACTTGCTTTCTTTTCAAGGGTTTGCTTAATAAATTCTTCATGGTTCACTTATATTTTTAGTGCATTCTACCCCATAGCACTTTACCACAATGAGTGCTGTAGTTTGTAAAATGATCTgtataaatatatgtaaatattgaACATCATAAGACTAAGAAAATCATACAAGTCAGATGTATAAACTAGATTTcataaggttttaaaaaatCCAGAAATcgaatttataatttttttggttcatgtGTTTATTTATACGTTACATCTATTGGTATTGTTAAATTTACAAGAAGAAAAGCTTGGAACGTTCAAAGGCACACataaaagctatatatatatatatgtgggtgtgactatatatatatatatatggacatacACCTACAACAAATCCATTTGACTAATTCTTTCCCAGAAAAGTTAAGGAGAGTCATTCAAGAAAACTATGGTTCAGGATCAAGCTCATTTGATTGGTctcaataaaaaatgttgataagAACACTTTAGTCAAGTtccaatcattcattataaccAAGTTTAGATAGGTAATATAAAGTTTATATTCAATAGAAATTATTTTATTCTAAGGTGATGGAAGAAAGCAAATTGAAGACTTCCAAGGAAAAGTAAGAACCATTGCTAGTAGAAGACTGGATTTAAATTCGGTTAAACAACTGACTTTTCATTTTGACTGTCTTCTCTCAACTACCATGGATGCTTTCTTTTGTCACTTTCACCTTTAGTTTAGACTTCTGGTTCCACCTTGGATTTAATCTACTCAATACTTTCTAATGATCATGTGAACTCCTTAGAGGgtatttgataagaagaacTTTGTAGTATTGGATAAGAAGAACCTTGTATTATTGGAACACTGTTCTATGAAGATTATGTTATTGTTGCAATAAGTAtgaaatatttatatatgagaTATGGATATCTCtaatcatgcatgtttttttaaacaaaaacatatCTGAGACCTGTGTTATATAaagcaagtgaaattttctaaatttacatgtaatttaaaaaaaaaaattgaggttgGGTCAGGGCTCATGTGGGCCcgcccttggctctgcccctgccgATAAGGTCGGACCCATCTGTGGGACAAGGCTCGGATCCGACTTGATCAGCAATTCGTGTTTCTTCTGTTGGTAATTTTTGCAGGAAGGATGATGGTTCAGATTTGGAGAAGATGTTCATGAGCACTTGAATTTGGAGCAATTAGAGTTTCACTGGAATCCATATTCATATTTATGCATTCAATCGGAATACGGATCCAAGATGAGTTCAAGTCAAACTTGAACGGCAATATAAACCAGTCAAATTAATATACTTTTGGTTGGGTAATGAGTTCCAGATTCAGCAGCAATTTTCTCCTGTCAAACTCGAGTTGAGGATCCAAACTCCATCCTGTATCCGACCCAGTCAAATTCAGTGGTGCATGGAtccaaacaaagtcaaactcgGCCATCATGgatatggattttggatcttcatCATACGTGTCCCCTCAAAACGCAGTGGGATCATACAtcagtttatttatttttggtaTCTGAATAATCGTGATAATTTCGTGATTTTTTTGGTGCTCAGCCAAACGCGACCTGCCTTTGTAGTGGATCCGTGGGGACTGCAAATATAAACCATATTTCAATAAATGCTTTCTCGTAAAATGGATGGTGGAGATGACAAGTGGATAATGTTATTGTAAACTGAATTGGTTTGGATTGGACAATCGGTTTCAGTTCCGGATCCATTAAAGCCGTAGCTTGGCACTTAGGTCCGAATACATAGAGAACTGAATactattccaaaatatacagtATTATCACGCCAACGACCTTTATATTATAAGAAAACTAAGCATAATACTttcaaaactcagttttgatagcatttcacattttatattaatatctatattcagtaatttttttcaagattaaaataaaaactataatagcgttaaaaaaaaagaagaaaatttatcaaaagaaagaacagtttttttttattttcacgcTATAGATTCTATCTTGTCTTATATCCTAGCCGTCCATCTCAGGGATCTTTTGTCAAGATTTAGCCACAGTTTGGGAGTCTAGACAACTCTTAATTGATGTTCTTTGTCCTAATGCATCTTCTCAAACCTACCTGGACTTGAAGGAGATGGGTCTGAAGCTTTCCTGTATGAGAGTGTGTGAATAGGCCTCTCTGTGCTGGCAGATGGCGAAGTTTTCGGCCTCTAATAACAAGAGTTCCATCCACCTGGCTAAGGTATTGACTCGAGATATTCGAGCCAAAAAAGGTAAGGAGTTTCGACGTCTAATAACAAGAGCTCCATCCACCTGGCTAAGGTTTTGACTCGAGATATTCGAGCCAAAAAAGATAAGGAGTTCAAGCCGGCTGCGGCGTACTCAATACATGACAAATCCATTGATGTCCAAATTTGACGCGAAAAATGCCAAAGCAGGGATAGACCCGGGGGTCGAAAAACTAGCTTCAAGGTTTTATGCTGGCTAGTAACAAAATATTTCGGTTTATTGAAAGCTTCCACCCTTTCCCTCATCCCGAAGTGTGTCTCGGCCTATGTACAGTTTCCTTGAGTCATAGATGGAATGACAATGATCGTCTATTAAGATTCAATCAATTAATGGGTTAACTATGGTCTTGAAAGCTTCATAAGTTCggcaaaattttcaatataaaagtctttgaagttttttttaaatgacatttTCTTAGATATCGACagtgcttgttttcatttttccaagtAGGAACTAGGGCGGTTGCCCCTAATAAGAAACCGCGTGAGGCACTGAGCTTAGACAAGCATTTTTGAATCCcggctcgaacttgactcgagtTTGAGTCGCATGTGGAACGAGTTGAGCTCACAAGATCCGGGCATGGGCTTGGCTCGCGGCTACGAACATTTGGCCAATCAATCAATCATGCCAATAAGATCAGTTACTCAAATCTTATGTAGTTACATCATTCTCTCCCCATCCGCGTGTTTTCTAAAACGTTATCCACAATTCTTATATTCCCATATGAAGATCTAAACAAAAgcttatatatttgtttatagtTACATCAATGTCACATcatctttaaaagaaaaagttcagtCACAAACCTACATAAGGGTTTTAATGAGGGAAACTCATGGTCCGCAAAAGTTGAAAATACCTAAATGAATGGCAACAAACATGTTGGCTAGGACCACTATAGATATAGTCTTGGCTTAAAGCGAATCGGTTAAgaggtgggttgggatccagTGAGCTACATACTAGAACTCGATAGAGGAGTCGATCGAGTGGTTATAGTGGTATTAAAGCGTGATTAAGAGTGGTTTCGACTTAAAATCTGCCAATTGAACAAGGTTTTGGATTGAATATCCAAGGTGCATCGCTTGGTAAAAATTGGTAACGATCGTGAGTACTTCGGGTTGACTTGAATGCAAAAATCTTGGTCTCTTTTAGggtctttcttttgtttttttaatatttgactGAACCCAAGCGAAGAACGCAGACAACCAGGTGTTGAGGAATGTCACTGTCTTGGTCGAATCTTTCTGCGACACGCAACATCCACCTTATCAGGGATTTCACTTTTATGGGAATGAGCAGCCCTGGccattaaataaattttaaagaaaaaaattaacataaaccACTTATCCGCCATTAAACGCCATACTTATTCTTATTTTAACTGTTCGAACTCAGTCTATCAATACCGATTGGATTCGGGGATCTACTGCTGAATTAATTATTCAATGGCCATTCTCATTATTTGAGGACGACGAGATTTTGAGTTGAGTTTCTGCAACTTTCCGCTATCAAAGCATCTTGAAACATGAAAGTGAAATGATATTCAATGAGTATGATACAAATCTAATACGACccatcttttcaaaagttttatatagGATTGTTAGGTGCTACTTTTGGGCCTGCAATTTTATTCTCCCATGttctcttttttggttttctggCTCTTCACATTCACAGTGTCATGGATTTTGTGGCATGGTTTTCACTTGACTTCTTTGGCCACATTCTAGGACATTGGGATCCACCAAACTAATCAGTGTGGCAACACCTTTTTATTGACTGTTGTTTCTTTGGTCAGATGCATGCTGCCACCACTTGGCCTTTTCTCCCTCTGGTCTTTCCTCTCACCAAGGCAGCATATTAGCTTTtcatcttcaccttcttcaccGTGATTGGTAATTTACTTGGTGGTTTTGACTCACTATCGAATTTTGGAAGAGTGGAACAATGGAATGCTGAGGAATACAACAGCGAGTGTTGTATTTTTTACGCCACGCATAACTCATCGCCATTCATCTAAACACATGGTCTGCTGCCATGTTTTACGTGCAAAATTGTAAATAAtcttatatatacacatgtaggTGCGTGAAAAGCAGAAAGGGGAGAAAAAGAAACGCTCGCACAAAATGGAATGCTTCAATGGCCGCTCAATATGTTCGGGCAATGGACGTCCGGCGATGGAGAATCCCAATTAGGTTTTCCAACCTCAATACAGAAGCCGGTTTTACAAGAGTGGGTGCTTAGCGATAGATGCCCGACGGTGAGAGAAGCAAGAAAGCAGGACTGTAGAAGGGCACGATAACAATGGAGGACGGGAGGATATCGATGGCGGAACGCCGGCGGCGGATGGCACTGCCATGATATTGGATGAACTTGAAACAGAAGTTACCGGTGGGAGTCAAAAGCAACTGCTAAAATTCCAAGTTGAAAGCATGTGAATAACAGAACAAGTTCAGAAAAGAATGAATGGAGATGGAGCAGTAAAAGTGCGCTTAAACACTGCCAACCTGCTAGTTATGGTTGCGGAAATGCTGTTGCTTGGCCTCATAAATGGCCTTCGTGGTTATTTCTGGAGATACTGGTTGCTCACAGTCTGAAGTACCATGATTTGGcttgttttttgttgtgttAAGTCTTGCTTGTTATGAGGGTTCATGGTGTTTCTGCTTTATTTGAATTTGCCTTTTTGTCTCAATACTTGGGTTTGTTTTGTTCTGAAATTTGAGCTAGAAAAATTTGGTTAAGAGGCATTAGAtactaaattttaaatttttaagagacaCAATGAGAAGAATTGTTGAGGAATATCAACATAAAAACAATACATTTTTTGTGGTCAGTATAAGCAAAACTGCCCACAGGtagcccacacctgcctctgcAGGCGCCTGATCGAGGGTGTTTTCAGTACTCCTTTGTTCATTTGGACTGAAGGTTTTTTCAGTCTTTAGATCTAATCCCCAACTTCTTGTATTGCTAGTAATGTTGAGCAATaatgttctctctttttccttctctttgctctcactcttttctttcatttgtttttttagttttcttcttctcttgctaACTTTTATAGAACTTACTGACAACTTGCCATCTAATTTTCTTGTCTTAATGCATTCCatttgattctctctctctctctctctctctctctctctctctccatgtggCTATATATTCTCAAAGTGAAGGCAAGATGCATCCTCTCAAATTGTGTGGCCTTTCATTGCCTGGAAAGGATATCTCATTGAAATATCATGTGTGCATAGTGCTTTCAAGTTATCAGAATCTTGTCATGTCCTC
Coding sequences:
- the LOC116246318 gene encoding light-inducible protein CPRF2-like, which translates into the protein MDGVYPGEDITDPFWCSSPSNGEKPSNLNRNASEWALHRFIHEASPSASPSSSQKKATADTGGGGGARNDVLELEKPAAAVPPMGTPEYQAILKKRLDLACAVVALTRAPGVKSHEATLADNGNQGSERSELCSQSSTKGLSRTPDNAVGGPVGIPALPAMQKNQGPQVKMTTSGSSRELSDDEVEGETEVTEQMDPADAKRMRRMLSNRESARRSRRRKQAHLSELETQVAQLRVENSSLLKRLTDISQKYNEASVDNRILKADVETLRAKVKMAEETVKRVTGAGPFFPTMTDISSVHVQFSGSPPDNTADSVVPVQDDSKHYFQPVHVQELNNGISDINHGCEEVHGSIGKTGRTPSLQRVASLEHLQKRIRGGANDGPTAPWAGGWEPENSNIVDTNSKQNQNLTESRNVI